cgatcgatcgattgattaatTATACGTTAGTACAAGACAGGGGGAATTCTGGGCAAACTACAATTTCAATAATCTGACGTCATGAAAGGTGAATGGACTATCACAGGATATCCGACACATATAAGAAATGTTATAATTCGATGTCCAAACGGCTGGGCGTTGTGGCGTGCGCCTGTAATCTAGTTACTTGGAGGCCTGGATGTTGGACGGCTTGAGATTGGGAGTTCTGCTTGTCGTTGTTCTATGGAGATCGGGCGTCCGTGCTAAGCTCGGCATCGATATGGTCGCTTTGGCGGAGGCCGTGACGACCAGGTCGCATAATGAGAGACGTACTGGCCCAGGGCGGAAACGCAGCAGGCAAAAGTCTCCGTGTGGAGCAGTAGTGGGATCGCGCCCGTGAATAGGCAGCGGCTGGTAGCCCAATCAACATAGTTAAACTTCATCCTTTTTGGGTCCATATTTGGGTCcatatttgaaaataagatCTAAAACCTCCATTTTGACAGATGTTCTAAGTTATGAattcatttagaaaaaaaaagacttcCTACAGTGATGTATACGTACTAGTTATCTCTGGAACCGTTAACCATACGCTATTTAACTTCATATTAAACATTGGAATTCTTATTTTGCCCATGAAAGAAcgtttgaaattattttcttttatcCCAAATGACATAATAAGCAAAGTATCTTTAAATGTATAATTGCAACATTTGGTGTACAAGGTGTGTCTAGTTTTAAAGTTCGACTGATCTATTATAATTTGAGTGACTCATATCGCCAAATCTCACCGAATACAATTTACAGAgcattgagggcgctcttctaAAATGCTCGCCGCTCAGAGTCAGAAgacagaactcaaacctggGGCCATCCTTTATTTCAAGGCACCGTAGGAGAGTTTGGCCACTCAGCTACGAGTAAACgaactttttaaaaatcgaTGACAAAAAAGAAGTAAATTAGAGCAAATGGTTGCAGTAGTCTAGTCCGAAATATATCCGAGTAAGAATACAATGGAATAAGAAAAATAATTCGCACATGAAgggcaatatatatattacacgaATGAGGTGTTATTAAGCTGGTACCTATATACAAACCACAGGGTCGTCAATCCATCCACCCGACGTCCGCCCAACCATCTATATATCCTTTCAATTCACACCACTTCAATTCACATCACCGTATAAGTTCACAAAAATGCATTGTGGTCCAGTTACCAAAATACTGTATGTAATGTCCAGCAAATGGTTTATTCGTCTAAGCAAGCCGTGTGTATGGAATTTTCTCCTGGAATTTCTTCAAATCGCCTCGGGCGACCTCGCTTAGTGCACTTCGGAACACATCAATGTTCAAATCCCTGCATTTGCATCGCCGTAAGGCACAGCCTCCTTTACTACACCGTCCAAGACACagaagaaatacatgtaacagctagCTCTGGTTTACGAGAATGTGTATTTTGGGGAAGACAAAAGTgttttaagttttattttttaacagctctggtttacgAGAATGTGTATTTTGGGGAAGACAAAAGTGTTTTAAGTTTTATTAAAGATGAATCTGGGAAAATAATTCTTTTATAACGaataaaacaacaatatatatatataaataaataaatgtaagatGTTTGTTGAATCTCGAAGAACCTGGGTATTTACGGGTTGTACACTTTATAAAGTTCATTGCATGGAATGGTGAGAAGTTGCAGTGCCTGAACGCAACTTTAAGATAGAGAACAATGTTTAGTTTCACTAACCTGGCAGTGTATAACGTTGTTATGCCATCGCCAAGTTATGTTCACCAATGAAGCGATGAAGCGATACCCATTGTTGGCAAAATATTACTTTGGGCGTGTGCAAgagaaatttacaaaataacttCGTTATACGAAGTTTAGTTCAATGTTCTCGTGTCAAAGATCAGTGTGTAAACAGTTACGGCGGTTGCTAGACGACTAGCGTTCTATTTATACAAAGGCGCAATAGCGAATATCACGTGATATAAACTTTTACGCATGTGAAATCAACAGAACAATATGCAAGTATTTAATTATCACGTCATAGAATCGAAACTTCTGCCGAATGAAATAgtacacaaaacaaatatgCAGATATGATTATTTGATTATCACGTGATAGAAAATTTTACCGAATGAAATCGCGCACagaacaaatatgcaaatgtagttATTTGATTGTCACGTGATAGAAACGTTTACCGAATGGAATCGCGCAcagaacaaaatgtacatgtaagcattTGACCGCAGAATCAGAAAAATCGCGACCTTTGGCTTTCGCTTCTGACTCGACTCAGGTTGtatcaatgaaatatataatgaaTCGTATACGAAACAAGAATTATATTGTAACGGTAGTGTGAGAAATTGTCAAGATGTCgtgaaataatttaattttaatcttatttattttctgaagcaccttttctattcattaatattcaaaagcgctgtacacacaatagatttaaaagcatggtaaaCAATCAAACAGCTAGTAgagctaaaaacaacaaaacaaaataaaattgtatttctCAAAGAATGGTATGTAATctatttaaacaaaaataaaattgtatttctCAAAGAATTTGTATGTAATCTATTTAGTAGTAGTAAAAGTCAAACAAGTAAGATGTGTATAATTTTACGCACATTACCTCAGACTGGTATTGTCCTAGGGAAATAATTAGCGTGACCTAAAAGTTACCATTTTATAGAATAAGTTACTAAAGTCCTAGTGATGTTGACCTTGGTTTATAACACGGTTCTTTGGCTCGCTCCCTGTGATTATATCAAACTATAACCATTGGGTTATCTttaaacgtttttttttgttcacctagaacattttacaataaattttGCAAAAGTACAAGGTGTACGACCACTCTTGGGGTATAATTTGGTTTAAAAAGCCATCCGCGCAGTGCAAAATATGTCAAGCCTCCTCTCCATTTTTTTACTTGCGGACCAGCAATTTTCTctccaatccccccccccccccacgtatACCTTTAGACCTATTTTGTAACATTAATAATATGAGATGCTACAGTGTTTCAGTATCGAAAACTTCCAAGCGATGGTGGCCATAACAATAATGTTGCCTATCTACTGAAATCTGAAAACTGTAAGTTTAACCTACCAAGTTGCTGCCTCTTTGTTTCAGACCTAGTATAGTGATAAATTACCTCTTTCATTTCAAAAGGTAGAGAACGCCGTTTGGTTTTGACGAATGACGATGTCGCGAATACTTCAAACATCCGTAAGAAAACCTTGAAGCATAGACAGCTAAAAGACAGGAAGAGAAACTGAGGCCGGAGAAGTGTCGTGTAGTGTAGTATTGCCTTATAGTCGATGTCAGTATTGCAACATACAGTACAGTGATTACTGCCTACTGAAACTTCACAACACACCCTAATAAAATAGCACACACAAATATCACAATTCCACTCATGATATGAACCATTGCTgaatattgtcattttgaagtttgaaaaattatattcaaattaggataattaatatgcatgaaGTTTTCTCAAAAGTTAATTGTTCCTAGACATAAATAGAGTATTTATatatgatttcatttcatttgatacaATAGTTTTTGAAATAGTAGTGGGAGAAAATACTCTAATAGGAAATTATTGTGGACCGATTTGGCTAAAATCATTGGAACATATTGCTTCATTGTAGAATATATTTATCAAGTATTAATTAATCTAGTCTAATCTGTCTCTTCAAAtaaggaaaacaacaaaatcacaaaaatagtatgcaaattaatataatCAATATGCATGGAATTTATTCAAAAACTAACCACATACAGATATAACCACATGTAACAAGGGCaccaaatatatattcatttgaaccaacaaatttgaaataatgtcTAGTGAGAAAATGGTTTAATTGTATGTCTAATTATGCAAAGTGGGTTTTAAAAATTTGCTAAAAATGTTATCAGAGATTATGCCATCCATATAGTGTAAATTTGTAAAGAATTAACCAAGTACTGTACAGTCAAACAAAACTGtatggtatgcaaattagggtgaTTAGCATGTACAATTTTCCTCAAAAAGTAATCGTTgaattatacaatttttttattagcgTGTTCATATTGGTATAATTACttttgataaatgaatgaaaatcaaCCACTCTGAGTGAAGCAAGCTGACATTCAGTTGATGCATTCGTTCTCAACAGTGGTAAATTTGAACCGTGATGAAGTTCCATTGTCTTGCCATGTTGAATACATTCATCGTCGAATTTGCtttgtaattttctaaattCCTCTAAATCCGCATGAAATGTGGGTCCATAGTCATTAACTTTCTTCCAGAATGTCTCATTAAAATGTTCATAGAGTAGAACATCTGCTTGGTTCCATTTCTCTATCTTTGTAGCAAGGGATGGAGATATTTTATAACGTCTGTTCTCGGTCCGGTTCCCCTTCGAAATATAAAGGATATCTTCGAATTCCCAGCACAGTCGGGATTTTAACAAAATCAGAGATTCATCGTAATAGTCAGTCAACAGAACTAAATCTAGTTCCTTGTCCAGTTTTGCAATTGTTTGGTTGATGACGTCAACATCCTCATCATAGCGATGATTAAAACCTAAATTATACATCATGCCGTTTCGTAattgttttttcattttaaactcatgCTTCTTCATATACTTATCAGGGTCCTTCATAAACTGTTCCAAAGGATTAACATGCTGATTAAGCTTCATCTTTTCAGCAATACCATAGTATCCAAAAGTGGATTCGAATTTCTTCACTGGATGACGTAATATCGAGACGTACGTAGCATTTGGTATAACTCTATCAAGTTCTTCTTTGTTAAAAACCAAGTGATTTGCCATGATGTTGAATTTGTTTCCGAAATTTGGTTTCGTACGATTAACCATTTTATGCGTGAAAGGACGACTTTCGTCAAAAATTTGATTTCCTTCTGGTATTGCAAATGCCAAGCCATGCTTGTATCCATAACGCTCAATAATGGTACCGGTAGTAGTACTGGCGGTCTTGTGAGTTTTTACGAAGATGATGTCGGTTATGGGTTTACAGTTGGTATTTTTCTTATCTGGGTTACCAAACCTGAATATTAAATACCAATTGACAACAACATGATTACCcgacaataaataaataaataatattaaaggggcacaagctgaaaTTATGCGTGTCTAGGCgtagtttttactgcatattcAAAATGTACTCGCATTTATTGCACCTACTCAATGACATTCAAAAGTACCCTATACAAcaatcacttgcaattgactggaCTCAAACCTGGATTTctgatataactcataaacgatcATAGGatgtaataatatgatacatatcaaaaaaaaatcaggaaACTCCTACTGTGGAGACAGTttttctaacaatgccagaagacaatctaGAAGGCATACATCGACAACAGGCATGTGGTTTCTTTCACTTGTGTAAAAAGTTCATATAACTCATCTTGACCCACTTTAATATAACTTTCTTTGTCGAGGATATCGTCAATCTATTAATTGTCCCCTAGATTATAGACCCTACACTAGATTAAACATTGTTTGAAGGCCATTTTGAACTAtcacatttgataaatttgcatatagttTGTCCTCTCATTAAACATTTCTCTTCTTGATTTTGAATGGGTTGGAATTGTCTTGAACTTGTAACAGCAAATATTTCTGTAGATGTTCAATAGGAAATCTCGCCACTAAATTTGGTAAAGTGGATATTAAACTTACCGTTTATGTAACTTACTTACAAGTTGACTTAGGTGGTTTCGATGTGATACCAATACTGGTGAATGTGGTGTTTCATATAGCAGGAGTGTTATTACACTAAACAGTATGACACCAGTCATACATTTGGAGTAggtacatttcatgaattgtttTCAGCTGTTAAAAAAAGAGACAATTTCTGATTTTCAAACGACTGATTTGAATCGATTTGAAGGAGACCCGTCGACACGTCATAGCAATATTCAAGCAGTCTTCTCCATGAACAAGTTAACGCTACCGGGGTCGCCGCACCCTCTTGTTAAATTTAGAAGTAAAATACTTCCAAAGAACTATTTTCTGGTAAAGTGAAGAAAAAGACCCATGCAAACTACCGTCACATCAATGGTCTGAGGTCATTGTAGTTGCTTTACACGTAACTGCGTAAAAATGAACGATGAACTACAAAAAATTCTTTGTGAAAAGAACAATAAAGACGACCAGGATTTTGCCCTGAACAAGGAAATACTTCCAAAGATCTATTTTGAAGTAAACGTGAAGAAAAAGACTCGTGAAAACCACCGTCACATCGATCAGCGACGATCTTTCATCatcaaaaaagaagaaagaacgCACTGTACATAATCAGAatgagggtggggtgggggtaatTCATGCAGATCTCCAAACTGAAAGTGATCCAGGGTATGCACATACTCACTCTGTAGTACAATGCAATGTACTTCGGACGATAGCAATATACAGTGTTGCTGTTGCTTGTATTCATTGAATCTTTCAAACGTTAAAGGTAAATTCGTGGGGGTTTTATACGTGTACATAAAATAGTCACCGTGGTGTTTTTTACTGATTATAGTTCAAATAAAGCGTTCATTATGCAGTACGTTGAGCATTCAGTTTCTATTTTAGGGATTTTAAatcaatgttttacaatttatggaaaaccagatttaaactgaatgcctcccgtaagggagtcactaattatatatatatatatatatatatatatatatatatatatatatatatatatatatatatatatatatatatatatatatatatatatatatatataactatggtaacaggcttttttggGACAAGCGTGTTTTCTTAGGTTAAtggttatgcaaatttatacagaatttgaagtgcgcatgatactgcttaattactgaatatcgttcattattcaaaatactcattaaaggtaaaagttgtagcaacaaacttcataggacaggtgcgtattattatggttgatatatgtaccatattatacgaaatttgaagctcgTATTTTaaagatacagcctagttac
This window of the Glandiceps talaboti chromosome 16, keGlaTala1.1, whole genome shotgun sequence genome carries:
- the LOC144447164 gene encoding galactosylceramide sulfotransferase-like; this encodes MPVVDVCLLDCLLALLEKLSPQFGNPDKKNTNCKPITDIIFVKTHKTASTTTGTIIERYGYKHGLAFAIPEGNQIFDESRPFTHKMVNRTKPNFGNKFNIMANHLVFNKEELDRVIPNATYVSILRHPVKKFESTFGYYGIAEKMKLNQHVNPLEQFMKDPDKYMKKHEFKMKKQLRNGMMYNLGFNHRYDEDVDVINQTIAKLDKELDLVLLTDYYDESLILLKSRLCWEFEDILYISKGNRTENRRYKISPSLATKIEKWNQADVLLYEHFNETFWKKVNDYGPTFHADLEEFRKLQSKFDDECIQHGKTMELHHGSNLPLLRTNASTECQLASLRVVDFHSFIKKTD